One part of the Hyalangium ruber genome encodes these proteins:
- a CDS encoding MG2 domain-containing protein, producing MLTYLAPRAVVAVFAVGLAVPVSFHQQVLGARADTNSLGGENRYLTFVSTDKPLYRPGEQVMARGLVLESYSRKPYPGGLQAQVEIRGPKGDVVTTAMVNIQEAVWGYSWAIPQELAGGEYTLRAFYPWTGETPAERKFDVRAYRAPRLKSQIEFLRDGYGPGDTVTATLDVKRAEGGIPAGAKVTATAVVDGATAAQVSGTVDEKGLCTVSFKLPTRIERGEGSLAFAIEDGGVVETAAKTLPILLQTLDLAFYPEGGDLVAGLSSRVYFEAKTPAQKPADLMGAIIDQATGQTVATVRSEHEGRGRFELTPKAGAKYALRIDQPSGIQKTFPLPEVKAKGATLRTGDEVVAAGKPVTLSVALSGVSKAKLTLSKREVEVASAQVGANQTVTLDAKDADGVLVATVWDHDGRPLAERLVFRQPAKALQVEVRADKESYVPGDTVQLTARTTRDGKPVSAVVMLTVTDDAVLELIEKRDQAPQLPVMVLLEPEVKELADAHVYLDEKNPKAPQALDLLLGTQGWRRFALADAVNFVSLHGDLARRALAVRVPRLQRPVDDFEDVLGGALVEEVAKGGPPPKPMKAPPRGGAPVPAAAPVAAAPPPQPAPPAPAPVQVAPQQDIAGKVAAAKPKPAPNQDMVAAERKAERAKRDMALFADEREMAPEPPYEPHPVVYFREYAHTVRPGRKAGDRLDFSETLYWNAGVRTNAKTGEAKVSFGLNDSVTTFKAFAGAVGADGALGSAVATLESVQPFYVEPKIPLEVTSGDVIQLPVALVNGTASALKGAGVKIDLKGDVRVASLGAVDLAAKERARRLVELKIGQESKPVDLKLAATAGNYSDTVTRTLTIKPNGFPIRASFGGLVSAQKPAVHTVTLPANLVRGSVKTSVIVYPSPLANMTQSLARLIQDPYGCFEQTSSTTYPMTMAQQYFQTHSGVDPKLVATAREKLEAGYKRLIGFETPEKGYEWFGEKPGHEALTAFGLLHFADMKEVREVDAAMLARTRTWLLQQRDGKGGFERKRRALHEWVEDRDTSNAYITWALLESADRPVEVAREMAKEIASVKQSALKSQNSYVLALAANVLALAGEGAEARKLMERLAAKQGKEGVVDGGTQSIVGSSGETLQIETTSLAVLAWLKEPAHAGNVERSMKFLANSCEGGRYGSTQSTVLALRAIVSYDKARAAKRAPGAVRVYVNGQPVGSAVKYAASSQEAIVLPDVSELLAPGERKIELRMEGGTELPYSIEVVYNALIPDSSKETKVALEVALAKTALTEGEPTEARVFVSNKTDEKLPTAVAIFGVPGGLEVRHDQLKELVKKKTVDAYEVIGRDVVLYWRGMEPRKRIDVPLSLIAAVPGTYTGPASRAYLYYSDEHKTWLDGVKVSIAPKR from the coding sequence ATGCTCACATACCTCGCGCCACGTGCCGTCGTGGCCGTCTTCGCCGTGGGGCTGGCCGTGCCAGTCTCCTTCCATCAACAAGTCCTGGGCGCACGCGCGGACACGAACTCCCTGGGCGGCGAAAACCGCTACCTGACCTTCGTCAGCACCGACAAACCGCTCTATCGCCCAGGCGAGCAGGTGATGGCCCGAGGCCTGGTGCTCGAGAGCTACAGCCGCAAGCCCTACCCGGGCGGGCTCCAGGCGCAGGTCGAGATTCGCGGCCCCAAGGGCGACGTGGTCACCACGGCGATGGTGAACATCCAGGAAGCGGTCTGGGGCTACTCGTGGGCCATCCCCCAGGAGCTGGCGGGAGGTGAGTACACGCTCAGGGCCTTCTACCCCTGGACAGGGGAAACCCCCGCCGAGCGGAAGTTCGACGTGCGGGCCTACCGCGCGCCCCGCCTCAAGTCGCAGATCGAGTTTCTCCGTGACGGCTACGGCCCAGGCGACACGGTCACCGCGACACTCGACGTGAAGCGTGCCGAGGGCGGAATCCCCGCAGGTGCGAAGGTGACCGCCACCGCCGTGGTCGATGGCGCCACCGCGGCGCAGGTCTCGGGCACGGTCGACGAGAAGGGCCTGTGTACCGTCAGCTTCAAGCTCCCGACGCGCATCGAGCGCGGCGAGGGCTCGCTCGCCTTCGCCATCGAGGACGGTGGCGTCGTCGAGACCGCGGCCAAGACCCTCCCCATCCTGTTGCAGACGCTGGACCTCGCCTTCTACCCCGAGGGTGGAGACCTGGTCGCGGGGCTCTCCTCGCGCGTCTACTTCGAGGCCAAGACGCCCGCGCAAAAGCCCGCGGACCTGATGGGCGCCATCATCGACCAAGCCACCGGCCAGACGGTGGCGACCGTGCGCTCCGAGCACGAGGGCCGTGGCCGCTTCGAGCTGACCCCCAAGGCCGGCGCGAAGTACGCGCTGCGCATCGACCAGCCCTCGGGCATCCAGAAGACCTTCCCTCTGCCCGAGGTGAAGGCCAAGGGCGCCACCCTCCGCACGGGTGACGAGGTGGTGGCCGCCGGCAAGCCGGTCACGCTCTCCGTCGCCCTCTCCGGTGTGAGCAAGGCCAAGTTGACGCTGAGCAAACGCGAGGTGGAGGTCGCCTCGGCCCAGGTGGGCGCGAACCAGACGGTGACCCTCGACGCGAAGGATGCCGATGGAGTGCTCGTCGCCACGGTGTGGGACCACGATGGCCGCCCGCTCGCCGAGCGGCTCGTGTTCCGCCAGCCGGCGAAGGCCCTGCAGGTCGAGGTGCGCGCGGACAAGGAGAGCTACGTCCCGGGCGACACGGTGCAGCTCACCGCTCGGACGACGCGAGATGGCAAGCCGGTCTCGGCGGTGGTGATGCTCACCGTCACGGACGACGCCGTGCTCGAGCTCATCGAGAAGCGCGACCAGGCGCCGCAGCTCCCGGTGATGGTGCTGCTGGAGCCCGAGGTGAAGGAGCTCGCCGACGCGCACGTGTACCTCGATGAGAAGAACCCCAAGGCGCCGCAAGCGCTCGACCTGCTGCTGGGCACGCAGGGCTGGCGGCGGTTCGCGCTCGCCGACGCGGTGAACTTCGTCTCCCTGCATGGGGACCTGGCCCGACGCGCCCTCGCGGTCCGCGTGCCCCGCCTCCAGCGCCCCGTGGACGACTTCGAGGACGTCCTGGGCGGGGCACTCGTGGAGGAGGTGGCCAAGGGAGGGCCGCCGCCCAAGCCGATGAAGGCACCTCCTCGCGGAGGCGCGCCCGTTCCAGCCGCCGCGCCCGTGGCCGCCGCGCCCCCGCCGCAGCCCGCGCCGCCGGCACCTGCCCCCGTGCAGGTCGCTCCTCAGCAGGACATCGCGGGCAAGGTGGCCGCGGCCAAGCCGAAGCCTGCCCCCAACCAGGACATGGTCGCCGCGGAGCGCAAGGCGGAGCGGGCCAAGCGAGACATGGCCCTCTTCGCCGATGAGCGGGAGATGGCTCCGGAGCCCCCGTACGAGCCGCATCCCGTCGTCTACTTCCGCGAGTACGCGCACACGGTCCGGCCGGGCCGCAAGGCGGGTGATCGCCTCGACTTCTCCGAGACGCTCTACTGGAACGCGGGCGTGCGCACCAACGCCAAGACGGGCGAGGCCAAGGTCTCCTTCGGCCTGAACGACTCGGTCACCACCTTCAAGGCCTTCGCCGGAGCGGTGGGCGCGGATGGCGCGCTCGGCTCGGCGGTGGCGACCCTCGAGTCGGTGCAGCCGTTCTACGTCGAGCCCAAGATTCCCCTCGAGGTCACCTCGGGCGATGTCATCCAGCTCCCGGTGGCGCTGGTGAACGGCACGGCCTCGGCGCTCAAGGGCGCGGGGGTGAAGATCGACCTGAAGGGTGACGTGCGCGTCGCTTCCCTGGGCGCGGTGGACCTGGCCGCCAAGGAGCGCGCCCGCCGGCTCGTCGAGCTGAAGATCGGCCAGGAGTCGAAGCCGGTCGACCTGAAGCTCGCGGCGACCGCGGGCAACTATTCGGACACCGTCACCCGCACGCTGACCATCAAGCCCAACGGCTTCCCCATCCGCGCCTCGTTCGGCGGGCTCGTCTCGGCCCAGAAGCCGGCGGTGCATACGGTGACGCTGCCGGCCAACCTGGTGCGCGGCAGCGTGAAGACCTCGGTCATCGTGTACCCGAGCCCGCTGGCCAACATGACCCAGTCGCTGGCCCGGCTCATCCAGGACCCGTACGGCTGCTTCGAGCAGACCAGCTCGACGACGTACCCGATGACGATGGCCCAGCAGTACTTCCAGACGCACAGCGGCGTGGACCCCAAGCTGGTGGCCACCGCGCGAGAGAAGCTGGAGGCCGGCTACAAGCGGCTGATCGGCTTCGAGACGCCGGAGAAGGGCTACGAGTGGTTCGGCGAGAAGCCCGGCCACGAGGCACTCACGGCGTTCGGCCTTCTGCACTTCGCCGACATGAAGGAGGTGCGCGAGGTGGACGCGGCGATGCTGGCGCGCACCCGCACGTGGCTCCTGCAGCAGCGCGATGGCAAGGGCGGCTTCGAGCGCAAGCGCCGCGCGCTGCACGAGTGGGTCGAGGACCGTGACACCTCGAACGCCTACATCACCTGGGCGCTGCTGGAGAGCGCGGACCGCCCGGTCGAGGTGGCGCGCGAGATGGCCAAGGAGATCGCCTCCGTGAAGCAGTCGGCGCTCAAGAGCCAGAACAGCTACGTGCTGGCGCTCGCCGCCAACGTGCTGGCGCTGGCGGGCGAGGGCGCCGAGGCCCGGAAGCTGATGGAGCGGCTCGCCGCGAAGCAGGGCAAGGAGGGCGTGGTGGACGGCGGCACGCAGTCCATCGTCGGCAGCTCGGGCGAGACGCTTCAAATCGAGACCACCTCGCTGGCGGTGCTGGCGTGGCTCAAGGAGCCCGCCCACGCGGGCAACGTGGAGCGCTCGATGAAGTTCCTGGCCAACTCGTGCGAGGGCGGCCGCTACGGCTCGACGCAGAGCACGGTGCTCGCGCTGCGCGCCATCGTCTCCTACGACAAGGCGCGGGCGGCCAAGCGGGCCCCGGGCGCGGTGCGCGTCTACGTCAACGGCCAGCCGGTGGGCAGCGCGGTGAAGTACGCGGCGTCCTCCCAGGAGGCCATTGTCCTGCCTGACGTGTCCGAGCTGCTCGCCCCGGGCGAGCGGAAGATCGAGCTGCGCATGGAGGGCGGCACCGAGCTGCCCTACTCCATCGAGGTCGTCTACAACGCGCTGATCCCCGACAGCTCCAAGGAGACGAAGGTCGCGCTGGAGGTGGCGCTGGCGAAGACGGCGCTCACCGAGGGCGAGCCGACCGAGGCGCGCGTGTTCGTGTCCAACAAGACCGACGAGAAGCTGCCCACGGCGGTGGCCATCTTCGGCGTGCCGGGCGGGCTCGAGGTTCGCCACGACCAGCTCAAGGAGCTGGTGAAGAAGAAGACGGTGGACGCCTACGAAGTCATCGGCCGCGACGTGGTCCTCTACTGGCGCGGAATGGAGCCGCGCAAGCGCATCGACGTGCCGCTGTCGCTCATCGCCGCCGTGCCCGGCACGTACACCGGGCCCGCCAGCCGCGCGTACCTGTACTACTCCGACGAGCACAAGACGTGGCTCGACGGCGTGAAGGTGTCCATCGCGCCGAAGCGGTAG
- a CDS encoding cysteine synthase A, which yields MAPRIGTLWDAVGNTPLLRIGSVSRLTGCEILGKAEFMNPGGSIKDRAAKGMIRRAEAEGKLPPGGTIIEGTAGNTGIGLGMLGRERGYRVVVTMPDSQAREKFEYLEAMGVEVRKVPTVPFSNPAHFYHSARVLAEQHGWFWANQFENTANGEYHYETTGPEIWEQCEGRVDILVCSVGSGGTLSGVSRYLKEKNPALRVVLVDPPGSGLYCYVREGKVEGTGSSITEGIGIMRLTENFRNARVDEAMRLTDQDMLEMLYHLSREDALVVGTSAAINVRAAYEVARRHQGEGLRIVTFLCDHGSRYASKVFNSDFLAGKGLTVKPLPA from the coding sequence ATGGCACCACGCATCGGCACCCTCTGGGACGCGGTGGGGAACACCCCACTGCTGCGCATCGGCTCGGTCTCGAGGCTCACGGGGTGTGAAATCCTGGGCAAGGCGGAGTTCATGAACCCCGGCGGCAGCATCAAGGATCGCGCCGCGAAGGGGATGATCCGCCGCGCGGAGGCCGAAGGGAAGCTGCCCCCCGGAGGCACCATCATCGAGGGGACGGCGGGCAACACCGGCATCGGCCTGGGCATGCTGGGGCGCGAGCGTGGCTACCGCGTCGTCGTCACCATGCCCGACAGCCAGGCCCGCGAGAAGTTCGAGTACCTCGAGGCCATGGGTGTCGAGGTGCGCAAGGTTCCTACAGTCCCCTTTTCCAACCCGGCGCACTTCTACCACTCGGCGCGCGTGCTGGCCGAGCAGCACGGGTGGTTCTGGGCCAACCAGTTCGAGAACACGGCCAACGGCGAGTACCACTACGAGACGACAGGCCCGGAGATCTGGGAGCAGTGCGAGGGCCGGGTGGACATCCTGGTCTGCTCGGTGGGCAGCGGTGGGACGCTGTCGGGCGTCAGCCGCTACCTCAAGGAGAAGAACCCGGCGCTGCGCGTGGTGCTGGTGGATCCGCCGGGCTCGGGCCTCTACTGCTACGTGCGCGAGGGGAAGGTGGAGGGCACGGGCAGCTCCATCACCGAGGGCATCGGCATCATGCGCCTGACGGAGAACTTCCGGAACGCGCGCGTGGACGAGGCGATGCGCCTGACGGATCAGGACATGCTGGAGATGCTCTACCACCTGTCGCGCGAGGACGCGCTGGTGGTGGGCACCTCGGCGGCCATCAACGTGCGCGCCGCCTACGAGGTGGCCCGCCGCCACCAGGGCGAAGGGCTGCGCATCGTCACCTTCCTGTGTGACCACGGCAGCCGCTACGCCTCGAAGGTGTTCAACTCAGACTTTCTGGCCGGGAAGGGGCTTACGGTGAAGCCCCTTCCAGCCTGA
- a CDS encoding sensor histidine kinase: MSAPPLPSAPPATLSEELFSSQHHALIRAILDNISEGVSVADPQGRFIYVSAFARRLYNSTAPYAEPEQWSQQYGIFRPDEQTPYPSEEMPIWTALKGIPARDVDMFIRNPSIPQGLHVRTTSLPMRDEQGQLLGALVLTQNIDSQRRAEADKRRTERHFQLLVETAQEGIWTIDPSWRTTYINRYMAELLGYRVEEVVGQHLFNFLGPEARKNAEENLRRAGDAPRARVRDFPFLRRDGVTVWTRMSTTPTFDEHGQYSGSLAMITDITERRAAEEQVRQLNEQLERRITERTTELEFSNRELEAFAYSVAHDLRAPLRSIASFSQALEEDCKERLDDTGRDYLRRIVGGARRMAELIDGILALSRVNRTALANRECDLTAMAHSILEQLKTLNPEREVRIRVEERMVERGDPSLLRNVLENLLGNAWKFTRERPVAEIDFGFTQEPGGVRTYFVRDNGAGFNMAYHEKLFGVFQRLHTQREFEGTGVGLATVQRIIRRHGGRIWGEGQPGHGACFFFTLNEFPLPQGTAARTSGT; encoded by the coding sequence ATGAGCGCTCCTCCCTTGCCCTCCGCACCGCCGGCTACGCTGAGCGAGGAGCTCTTCTCCTCTCAGCACCACGCGCTCATCCGCGCCATCCTCGACAACATCTCCGAGGGGGTGTCCGTCGCCGACCCTCAGGGCAGGTTCATCTACGTCAGCGCCTTCGCCCGGCGGCTGTACAACTCCACGGCGCCCTACGCCGAGCCCGAGCAGTGGTCCCAGCAGTACGGCATCTTCCGGCCGGACGAGCAGACGCCCTATCCCAGCGAGGAGATGCCCATCTGGACCGCCCTCAAGGGCATCCCCGCCCGGGATGTGGACATGTTCATCCGCAACCCGAGCATCCCCCAGGGGCTCCACGTCCGTACCACCTCCCTGCCCATGCGCGACGAACAGGGCCAGCTGCTGGGCGCCCTGGTGCTCACCCAGAACATCGACAGCCAGCGCCGCGCCGAGGCCGATAAGCGCCGCACCGAGCGGCACTTCCAGCTGCTCGTCGAAACCGCTCAGGAGGGCATCTGGACGATCGACCCGAGCTGGCGCACCACCTACATCAACCGCTACATGGCGGAGCTGCTCGGCTACCGCGTGGAAGAGGTGGTGGGCCAGCACCTCTTCAACTTCCTGGGCCCGGAAGCCCGGAAGAACGCCGAGGAGAACCTGCGGCGGGCGGGCGACGCCCCCCGGGCCCGGGTCCGGGACTTTCCGTTCCTGCGCAGGGATGGGGTGACGGTGTGGACGCGTATGTCCACCACGCCCACCTTCGACGAGCACGGCCAGTACAGCGGCTCGCTGGCGATGATCACCGACATCACCGAGCGCCGCGCCGCCGAGGAGCAGGTGCGCCAGCTCAACGAGCAACTGGAGCGCCGCATCACCGAGCGCACCACGGAGCTCGAGTTCTCCAACCGCGAGCTGGAGGCCTTCGCCTACTCGGTGGCCCATGACCTGCGCGCCCCGCTGCGCAGCATCGCCAGCTTCAGCCAGGCGCTGGAGGAGGACTGCAAGGAGCGCCTGGACGACACGGGCCGGGACTACCTGCGGCGTATCGTCGGCGGCGCGCGGCGCATGGCCGAGCTCATCGATGGAATCCTCGCCCTGTCGCGCGTCAACCGCACCGCGCTCGCCAACCGGGAGTGCGACCTGACTGCCATGGCGCACTCCATCCTCGAGCAGCTCAAGACCCTCAACCCCGAGCGCGAGGTGCGGATCCGCGTCGAGGAGCGGATGGTGGAGCGGGGAGACCCCTCCCTGCTGCGTAACGTGCTGGAGAACCTGCTGGGCAACGCGTGGAAGTTCACCCGCGAGCGCCCGGTGGCGGAGATCGACTTCGGCTTCACCCAGGAGCCTGGGGGGGTGCGCACCTACTTCGTGCGCGACAATGGGGCCGGCTTCAACATGGCCTACCACGAGAAGCTCTTCGGTGTCTTCCAGCGGCTCCACACCCAGCGTGAATTCGAGGGCACTGGGGTGGGCCTGGCCACCGTTCAGCGTATCATCCGCCGCCATGGCGGCCGTATCTGGGGCGAGGGCCAACCTGGCCACGGCGCCTGCTTCTTCTTCACCCTCAACGAGTTCCCCCTGCCACAGGGAACAGCGGCCCGCACGAGCGGCACCTGA
- a CDS encoding response regulator: MNEFERRVILLVEDNPDDELLTLRAFHKSNIRNPVIVVRDGAEALDYLFARGAYEGRDASLLPQVVLLDLHLPKLDGLAVLRQIRENERTRTLPVVMLTSSNEERDLTGSYQLGVNSYVRKPVDVTSFFEAVRQLGMYWLVLNEPSPTPAEVTA, encoded by the coding sequence ATGAACGAATTCGAACGGCGCGTCATCCTCCTGGTCGAAGACAACCCGGACGACGAACTGCTGACCCTGCGCGCCTTCCACAAGAGCAACATCCGCAACCCGGTCATCGTCGTGCGCGACGGGGCCGAGGCGCTCGACTACCTGTTCGCGCGCGGCGCCTACGAAGGCCGGGACGCCAGCCTGCTGCCCCAGGTCGTCCTGCTGGACCTGCACCTGCCCAAGCTGGACGGGCTGGCGGTGCTGCGGCAGATCCGTGAGAACGAGCGCACGCGGACCTTGCCCGTGGTGATGCTCACCTCCTCCAACGAGGAGCGCGACCTGACGGGCAGCTACCAGCTGGGCGTCAACAGCTACGTGCGCAAGCCCGTGGACGTCACCTCCTTCTTCGAGGCGGTGCGTCAGCTGGGCATGTATTGGCTCGTACTCAACGAGCCCTCGCCTACCCCTGCAGAGGTAACCGCATGA
- a CDS encoding response regulator, with translation MNPTPLRLLLIEDSEDDALLVLRELRRGGYDVSSTRVETLEALERALDAGPWDAIITDYSLPGFTGLDSFTRVRQRGLDVPFFIVSGAIGEDIAVAAMKAGVHDFLLKDRLARLAPAVARELREAAVRAERLKMQEQLLLSDRLASLGMLAASVAHEINNPLASLMMNLHFAQRAQPTEELDGTQALREALECAERIRDIIRDIKIFSRPDDRRAEPVELHRVLDSSLRMAWNHLFHRARVSKEYAEVPCVEGSEARLGQVFLNLLINAAQAIPEGQPDAHQVRVVTRREPDGTVRVEIHDTGAGIPTEMHERIFEPFFTTKPVGVGTGLGLPICRRLVSEMGGGMGVESAPGRGSIFWVRLRPAQDKVSSPKPRSAVAMRGGLRVLIIDDEVALTRSLKRLLGDKYDVTALSRAQEALALIASGRRFDAILCDLTMPEMSGAQFHESLSLLVPEQARAIIFMTGGAFSEETRAFLARLRPPCLEKPIDFERLHSLLGSMPKGGSEVRAPPAPGVEAKHRASA, from the coding sequence ATGAACCCCACGCCGCTGCGCCTGCTCCTCATCGAGGACTCCGAGGATGATGCCCTGCTGGTGTTGCGCGAGCTGCGGCGCGGCGGCTACGACGTCTCCTCCACCCGCGTCGAGACGCTCGAGGCGCTCGAGCGCGCGCTGGACGCGGGGCCCTGGGACGCCATCATCACCGACTACTCGCTGCCGGGCTTCACCGGCCTGGATTCCTTCACCCGGGTGCGCCAGCGGGGCCTGGACGTGCCCTTCTTCATCGTCTCGGGAGCCATCGGCGAGGACATCGCCGTGGCGGCGATGAAGGCCGGTGTCCACGACTTCCTGCTCAAGGATCGGCTGGCGCGGCTGGCGCCGGCGGTGGCGCGCGAGCTGCGCGAGGCGGCGGTGCGCGCCGAGCGCCTGAAGATGCAGGAGCAGCTGCTGCTGTCGGACCGGCTCGCCTCGCTGGGAATGCTGGCGGCCAGCGTGGCCCATGAAATCAACAACCCGCTCGCCTCGCTGATGATGAACCTGCACTTCGCGCAGCGCGCCCAGCCGACCGAGGAGCTCGACGGCACGCAGGCCCTGCGCGAGGCGCTGGAGTGCGCCGAGCGCATCCGGGACATCATCCGCGACATCAAGATCTTCTCCCGGCCGGACGACCGGCGCGCCGAGCCGGTGGAGCTGCACCGGGTGCTGGACTCGTCGCTGCGCATGGCATGGAACCACCTCTTCCACCGCGCCCGCGTCAGCAAGGAGTACGCGGAGGTGCCCTGCGTGGAGGGCAGCGAGGCACGGCTGGGGCAGGTGTTCCTCAACCTGCTCATCAACGCGGCCCAGGCCATCCCCGAGGGACAGCCGGACGCGCACCAGGTGCGCGTGGTGACGCGGCGCGAGCCCGACGGCACGGTGCGCGTGGAGATCCACGACACGGGGGCGGGCATCCCCACGGAGATGCACGAGCGCATCTTCGAGCCGTTCTTCACCACCAAGCCGGTGGGGGTGGGCACGGGGCTGGGGCTGCCCATCTGCCGCCGGCTGGTGAGCGAGATGGGGGGCGGCATGGGCGTGGAGAGCGCGCCGGGCCGGGGCAGCATCTTCTGGGTCCGCCTGCGCCCCGCCCAGGACAAGGTCTCGTCTCCCAAGCCCCGCTCGGCGGTAGCCATGCGGGGCGGCTTGCGCGTGCTCATCATCGACGACGAGGTGGCGCTGACGCGCTCGCTCAAGCGGCTGCTGGGGGACAAGTACGACGTCACCGCGCTCAGCCGGGCGCAGGAGGCGCTGGCGCTGATCGCCTCGGGCCGCCGCTTCGACGCCATCCTCTGCGATTTGACGATGCCGGAGATGAGCGGCGCTCAGTTCCACGAGTCGCTGTCCCTGCTGGTACCGGAGCAGGCCCGCGCCATCATCTTCATGACGGGCGGCGCGTTCTCGGAGGAGACCCGGGCCTTCCTGGCCAGGCTGCGCCCCCCGTGCCTGGAGAAGCCCATCGACTTCGAGCGCTTGCACTCCCTGCTGGGCAGCATGCCCAAGGGGGGCTCCGAGGTGCGTGCGCCCCCCGCCCCCGGGGTGGAGGCCAAGCACCGGGCCAGCGCCTGA
- a CDS encoding cold-shock protein, with amino-acid sequence MATGTVKWFNDAKGFGFITQDGGGEDLFCHHTAIQTQGFRTLQEGQKVEFDMARGPKGLQAQNVRPI; translated from the coding sequence ATGGCAACTGGTACCGTGAAGTGGTTCAACGACGCGAAGGGCTTTGGGTTCATCACGCAGGACGGCGGGGGCGAGGACCTCTTCTGCCACCACACTGCGATTCAGACCCAGGGCTTCCGCACCCTGCAGGAGGGCCAGAAGGTGGAGTTCGACATGGCCCGCGGCCCCAAGGGCCTGCAGGCCCAGAACGTCCGCCCGATCTAA
- a CDS encoding lysophospholipid acyltransferase family protein, with protein sequence MVLFVGALVVWALTFPFDRNGKVLHLYSCFWAQLYMYVNPLWHLRVDGREHLPWRGPAVLVANHESLGDILVLFGLYRPFKWVSKASNFKLPFIGWNMWLNRYVPLVRGDRESVGRMMVACERWLAREVPVLLFPEGTRSPDGQMKAFKDGAFQLAVKMGCPVIPVVLTGTARTLPKHGLVLETQANCHVQVLPPVTPASCGNDVQALLEHVRGLMLAEKARIEAQK encoded by the coding sequence GTGGTGCTCTTCGTGGGGGCGCTCGTGGTGTGGGCCCTCACGTTCCCGTTCGACAGGAACGGGAAGGTGCTGCACCTGTACTCGTGCTTCTGGGCCCAGCTGTACATGTATGTGAACCCGCTGTGGCACCTGCGGGTGGACGGACGGGAGCACCTGCCCTGGAGGGGCCCCGCGGTGCTGGTGGCCAACCACGAGTCGCTGGGCGACATCCTCGTGCTGTTCGGCCTCTACCGGCCCTTCAAATGGGTGTCCAAGGCGTCCAACTTCAAGCTGCCCTTCATCGGCTGGAACATGTGGCTCAACCGCTACGTGCCGCTGGTGCGCGGGGACCGCGAGAGCGTGGGGCGGATGATGGTGGCGTGCGAGCGCTGGCTCGCTCGGGAGGTACCCGTGCTGCTGTTCCCCGAGGGTACCCGCTCGCCGGACGGGCAGATGAAGGCCTTCAAGGACGGGGCCTTCCAGCTCGCCGTGAAGATGGGGTGCCCCGTCATCCCCGTGGTGCTCACGGGCACCGCTCGCACGCTGCCCAAGCATGGGCTCGTGCTGGAGACCCAGGCCAACTGCCATGTCCAGGTGCTGCCGCCGGTGACGCCGGCCTCTTGCGGCAATGACGTGCAGGCCCTGCTGGAGCACGTGCGCGGCCTCATGCTCGCCGAGAAGGCCCGCATCGAAGCCCAGAAATGA
- a CDS encoding class I SAM-dependent methyltransferase: MSEASFFDRVAEAQLRAVRAMDPAVLRRYAGKLQPWFHKEFRFQQMGDLRGKHVLDVGCGDGINAILLASRGARVTGIDISPQSIRLATERARLSGVEDRVSFLCSPLELAKFPDNHFDVIWGDGILHHLISELGLVLDQLEHWAKPGAQLVFSEPLSLNPLLRKLRAHIPIHEGATPDERPLQEGELELLMSRLPGLKLRHFALLSWFNRFLLSGGAYEKASPVRQLAVQALHALDYALLSLPGVRKMGSMVVLTATLSKPTLGG; the protein is encoded by the coding sequence GTGTCTGAGGCGTCGTTCTTTGATCGGGTTGCGGAAGCTCAGCTGCGGGCGGTCCGCGCGATGGATCCGGCGGTGCTGCGGCGGTACGCGGGGAAGCTGCAGCCGTGGTTCCACAAGGAGTTCCGGTTCCAGCAGATGGGGGACCTGCGCGGAAAGCACGTGCTGGACGTGGGCTGCGGCGATGGCATCAACGCCATCCTCCTCGCCAGCCGGGGCGCGCGGGTGACGGGGATCGACATCTCGCCCCAGTCGATCCGCCTGGCGACGGAGCGTGCGCGGCTGTCCGGAGTGGAGGACCGGGTGAGCTTCCTCTGCTCGCCGCTGGAGCTGGCCAAGTTCCCCGACAACCACTTCGACGTCATCTGGGGAGACGGCATCCTCCACCACCTCATCTCCGAGCTGGGGCTGGTGCTGGATCAGCTGGAGCACTGGGCGAAGCCCGGGGCCCAGCTCGTCTTCTCCGAGCCGCTGAGCCTCAACCCGCTGCTGCGAAAGCTGCGCGCGCATATCCCCATCCACGAGGGCGCCACGCCGGACGAGCGCCCCCTGCAGGAGGGTGAGCTGGAGCTGCTCATGAGCCGCCTGCCGGGCTTGAAGCTGCGCCACTTCGCGCTCCTGAGCTGGTTCAACCGCTTCCTGCTCAGCGGGGGCGCCTACGAGAAGGCCTCGCCGGTGAGGCAGCTGGCGGTGCAGGCCCTGCACGCGCTGGACTACGCGCTGCTGTCGCTGCCCGGAGTGCGGAAGATGGGAAGCATGGTGGTGCTCACGGCGACGCTCTCGAAGCCCACCCTGGGAGGATGA